The Dehalococcoidales bacterium genome contains the following window.
CTTGCGTGGCAAGCAGCAGTAGCTCATGCTGCCCGTAAACATAAAAGCCCAATTTACCGTAGGTTGGCTTATCCTTTACCCAGGTGAGATTTGTCTTATACTGAAAGCCTAGCTCGCCGATTAGTCGCAGGGCCTCGGGTAGAAGCGGATTGGTGGCCCAGAGGAATAAAACACAGGCTGGTGCCGTATGGGATGCGAAGTTAAGCTCCTTCAGCCGGTTTAACATCTCATCCACTGTCCGGGTCCGGTAGTGATTCTCGGCGCTTCCCCCCAGACCGGAATTGTTATATTGCCAGGGCGGGTCCATGTAAAACACCTGGAATATACCCTCCGGTAGCTCCGGCTCAGGATTGATTGCCACCTGACTAACTTCACGCCTTGTTGCGTCGTATGCCTTGTGGATACTCATGCCGTCGGGTTTAATCTCGTTGAGTAATTGGGGCTTGTGCTCCGCCACGTACTCCAGCTTGTCCCACTGCCGCCCTGACCCCAGGCCGATGGATTGAGCAATGATGTCACGGGTCCTTCCTTCAGCTTGTGGAAAATTTTCCACAAGCTGGGGAATAGGTCCTCCGGTTGAAGTGGCTTGCCTTTCCCGTGCTCTTACTGCCTCAATCTCCTTCAGCGCCTTGCCCTCGTTGTAGAGTTGCTGACCTGTCTTGATGCGGTAGCGGTTGAATTCGATAACAGCCTGGCACTCGTCAGACTCAGAGGCATAGCACTCGCGAATTACCGGTATCAGTACCGGTATGCCCTCTTGATACGCAACCCGGGCGGCACGCCAGCGGCGGTGCCCGGAAATAATCTTTCCCTCAACGGTGACATGTAGCGGCTGGAGGATGCCGAGATTCTTGATGCTATCAAGTAGATCCCGAAACCCGTTCTCTCCGTAGATACCCTCGCTGTATCCGTTAGGATGCAGAAGGCCGGGGTCGTTAAGCCACTCTATTGCTTCCCGATGTTGCTTGCTCATGCCTTAGCCCTAATCCTTCTTCCCCACACACCTCGCACATAGCCTCCTTGCCGTGGGCAAGTAGTAATCTTTGAATATCCGTCCGCACACCCGGCACTTATAGCGACGGAGCTTACCGTAGTTCATTCGGTTACTGACCGGTTGTTCTGGAAACCCCATTTCCTACCTTGCACCGACCTTACCGCCTAGCCTGATAACGCTCGACTGCCTTATAGAAATTAGAGAGCCTATCCAGAGTCAGTTTCGAAGGCGGCAGCGCCGATTCGAAATCACCCCGAACCACGTTAAGATGGTAGTTCTTCAGAAACCAGATCGAGATTTGAGCATCCTGCACGTCCAGCTCGCAGATCTTTTTCTTTACCTTTTCCCAGACCCGAAGTAATTCCTCGTCTACGGCTGGTATGTCACTCGATTCAATATCCTGTTTCAATACCTCTTCCGGGAATAGATCGTCAGGCGCTTCGGTATCCGGAGGCGGTAAGAGTAAGCTCTGACCTACTGGTATCTGGGCATACCTCTGGACTTCAATCAGGCTATACGGAGCCGATAGACTGAGGACTCTCACCGTCTTACGCCGACCGTCCGGCTGCACCTCCTGCTCAACAAGCTTGAGCAACAGTGGAATCATGGAAATCCGGCCGCAGATACCGCGAATGAACGCGATCGTCGAATTTACGTTTCTTATGGAATTGAAAGAGCTGGTATCAAGCTGGTAAACGCCAAAGCCCGGGCAATCAGGCAGCAGGAACTGCAGATTCATGACCCGTCGGCAACGACTTCTTTCATAATACGGACAAATATCGGGTGAGCAGCTAATCTCTCTTAGCTCAGTATCCACAGCGTCCCTGGTGGCTATTTCACCGGTTCCGATATCTACCCGGGCAATCGCCGTCTCTCCATCGCCGCGGCAGATTAATCCCCTGGTAGCGGAATAACACTTCAAAAACTGGCTGGCCCACTGCGACTCGTCTTCGGTCGGGAACATGACCCGCAGTTCCTTGGGCTTATCGCCGTACACCTTTTTTACCTCTTCCGGACAGACAAAATAGTCGGTTGGCGACGGGTAGACCATCCCGTCATCGGTCTCCTTCCTTAACCCCAGCCTGATCTTACCCAGCCGGGGCAGCCTTACTACTTCACTAACTCCCTTTATCGGCGACATAATTACCTCCCTCAATTGTGGAATCTCCGTTCTGATTCAATAACCCCTCACGGCCACCTATAGCTACAGCAAGCGTGATTAGGGTGCGCAGTCTTCCCTTTACCGCCTCTTTGCCATCGTTTGACGGCGCTTCACATACCTCTATGAAATCTGTTTTACATGACGTCATAACTGTTTCCGGATAGATAATATTATTACCTCTAATGATTAACCGTATTACTATCACGGGGTATAAAAAAATGGTGGGCCATAGCCCTTCTGATCAGGGTGCTGACATCGGTCCGCTCCATCTCGGCTATCTTTTTCAGCTCTCGGTAATCAGCCCTGGGGATAAGCACCCTGATTGATACCTTGTTTCTACCCGAGGTCTTTGGTTTCTCCGCATCCATTGGCTCACCTCTATGACATTGTCGTAATGATATTACGATAGACAAAACCC
Protein-coding sequences here:
- a CDS encoding MT-A70 family methyltransferase, whose amino-acid sequence is MSKQHREAIEWLNDPGLLHPNGYSEGIYGENGFRDLLDSIKNLGILQPLHVTVEGKIISGHRRWRAARVAYQEGIPVLIPVIRECYASESDECQAVIEFNRYRIKTGQQLYNEGKALKEIEAVRARERQATSTGGPIPQLVENFPQAEGRTRDIIAQSIGLGSGRQWDKLEYVAEHKPQLLNEIKPDGMSIHKAYDATRREVSQVAINPEPELPEGIFQVFYMDPPWQYNNSGLGGSAENHYRTRTVDEMLNRLKELNFASHTAPACVLFLWATNPLLPEALRLIGELGFQYKTNLTWVKDKPTYGKLGFYVYGQHELLLLATQGSMLPKGDKPASVICAEVRDHSRKPEVVYEIIDQMYPNTRKCELFGREHRFGWEVWGDQVSKEAS